Proteins from one Setaria italica strain Yugu1 chromosome V, Setaria_italica_v2.0, whole genome shotgun sequence genomic window:
- the LOC101753843 gene encoding CBS domain-containing protein CBSX3, mitochondrial: MQGITKALRLHGRQLRHAVLQHMNKGIFSWATLISRIQSESPTVIIPHIGLENITVSEILQAKGEAEAGAVYWCDTSNSVHEAVKHMTVHNVGALVVLKSGDMKQLAGIVTERDFARKILLPGRPSEETRVEDIMTEEDKLITVSSNTNILRAMEVMTDKHIRHVPVFDEKVVGMISIGDVVRAIVDQQHQEVKQLKKYIRGDYY; this comes from the exons ATGCAAGGAATCACAAAGGCGCTGCGCCTCCATGGAAGGCAACTAAGGCACGCAGTTCTACAACATATGAACAAGGGGATCTTCTCTTGGGCCACCCTGATCTCGCGCATACAAAGCGAGTCGCCAACTGTGATTATACCTCACATAGGGCTCGAGAACATCACGGTCAGCGAGATTCTTCAGGCAAAAGGGGAGGCTGAAGCTGGAGCAGTCTACTGGTGTGACACCAGCAATTCGGTGCATGAAGCTGTCAAGCAC ATGACAGTCCATAATGTTGGGGCTCTAGTGGTGCTCAAGTCAGGGGACATGAAGCAGCTTGCAGGAATTGTTACTGAGAGAG ATTTTGCCAGGAAGATCCTCTTGCCAGGGCGACCTTCAGAAGAAACAAGAGTTGAAGATATCATGACTGAAGAG GACAAGCTAATTACAGTGTCCAGTAATACCAATATCCTACGAGCGATGGAGGTAATGACAG ACAAGCATATCAGACATGTTCCTGTATTCGACGAGAAGGTAGTTGGTATGATTTCCATTGGTGATGTTGTTAGAGCTATCGTCGACCAACAGCACCAAGAAGTAAAACAGCTGAAGAAGTATATCAGAGGAGATTACTATTAG
- the LOC101771246 gene encoding protein RADIALIS-like 3, with protein sequence MASNSTWGSSSSSDQWTRQEDKMFERALAVYDTDTPDRWHNVARYMGGTRSIEELRRRYQLLVRDVAQIESDGVPFHWYAAAPPPSRLQRG encoded by the exons ATGGCGTCCAACTCGACTTggggctcctcctcgtcgtctgATCAGTGGACGCGGCAGGAGGACAAGATGTTCGAGCGCGCCCTGGCGGTGTACGACACGGACACCCCAGACCGATGGCACAACGTGGCGCGCTACATGGGCGGCACCAGGTCCATCGAGGAGTTGCGCCGCCGCTACCAGCTGCTCGTCCGGGACGTCGCACAGATCGAGTCCGACGGCGTGCCGTTCCACTGGtacgccgccgcaccgccgccgtcgagacTGCAGCGAG GTTGA
- the LOC101771644 gene encoding protein RADIALIS-like 3, giving the protein MASMSMSSSRPQWTKKQDKLFEQALAVYDKETPDRWHNIARAVGGKSAEEVRRYYEILVEDVKRIEAGKVPFPAYRCPGGGAPANMTMGGY; this is encoded by the coding sequence ATGGCGTCGATGTCGATGAGCTCGTCGAGGCCGCAGTGGACGAAGAAGCAGGACAAGCTGTTCGAGCAGGCGCTGGCGGTGTACGACAAGGAGACGCCGGACCGGTGGCACAACATCGCGCGCGCCGTGGGGGGGAAGTCGGCGGAGGAGGTCAGGCGCTACTACGAGATCCTGGTCGAGGACGTCAAGCGCATCGAGGCCGGCAAGGTGCCCTTCCCCGCATACAGGTGCCCCGGCGGCGGTGCCCCCGCCAACATGACCATGGGCGGCTACTAG
- the LOC101772044 gene encoding protein RAE1 has translation MASFSPAAATAANQNPNKSVEVTPAPEDSVSSLSFSPKANHLVATSWDKQVRCWEVLPGGGCQAKASISHDQPVLCSAWKDDGMTVFSGGCDKQIKMWPLLSGGQPTTLSGHEAPVKELAWVPQMNLLVSGSWDKTLRYWDIRQPQPVHVQQLPERCYALSLCYPLMVVGTADRNVIVFNLQNPQAEFKRIVSPLKLQTRCLAAFPDQQGFLVGSIEGRVGVHHVDDSQQSKNFTFKCHRDGNDIYSVNSLNFHPVHGTFATTGSDGGFNFWDKDSKQRLKAFSKCPAPITCSTFNQDGSIFAYAVCYDWSKGAEKHNPSTAKTNIFIHSVQESDVKGKPRTGKK, from the exons ATGGCGAGCttcagccccgccgccgccaccgccgccaaccAGAACCCTAACAAATCCGTCGAG GTGACTCCGGCGCCCGAAGACTCGGTCTCCAGTCTCAGCTTCAGCCCCAAGGCGAACCATCTCGTAGCTACCTCATGGGATAAACAG GTTCGGTGCTGGGAGGTCCTGCCTGGTGGGGGATGCCAAGCTAAGGCCTCGATTTCGCACGATCAGCCG GTGCTGTGCTCGGCATGGAAGGATGATGGGATGACCGTTTTCTCGGGAGGATGTGATAAGCAGATTAAAATGTGGCCGCTGCTGTCTGGTGGGCAGCCCACAACCTTATCAGGCCATGAGGCGCCTGTCAAAGAGCTCGCCTGGGTGCCACAGATGAATCTTCTTGTCAGTGGAAGCTGGGACAAGACTTTGAG GTACTGGGACATTAGGCAACCTCAACCAGTGCATGTTCAGCAACTTCCTGAGCGATGTTATGCTCTATCTCTTTGTTATCCTCTCATGGTGGTTGGCACTGCTGATCGCAATGTAATAGTCTTCAATCTGCAGAATCCACAG GCTGAATTCAAGAGAATTGTATCACCTTTGAAGCTCCAGACGAGGTGTCTTGCCGCATTTCCTGATCAACAAGGGTTTTTG GTTGGATCTATAGAAGGAAGAGTTGGTGTTCATCATGTGGATGACTCTCAGCAAAGCAAAAACTTTACATTCAAATGTCACCGTGATGGCAATGATATATACTCTGTTAACTCACTGAACTTCCATCCT GTGCACGGTACATTTGCTACTACAGGATCTGATGGAGGTTTCAATTTTTGGGATAAGGACAGTAAGCAAAGGCTGAAG GCATTTAGTAAGTGTCCAGCGCCCATCACATGCAGTACATTCAATCAGGACGGCTCTATATTTGCTTATGCG GTATGTTATGATTGGAGCAAGGGCGCTGAGAAGCATAATCCTTCTACTGCAAAGACAAATATCTTTATACATAGCGTGCAG GAATCTGATGTCAAAGGAAAGCCCCGTACTGGAAAGAAGTAG
- the LOC101755042 gene encoding glycine-rich cell wall structural protein 1, with the protein MAKASNTSVVLLMLLIAAWRTTPVLSHAKPSKPAAEPELEYGPRAKATPSAAVTNKGGPVHPSNQAAADAAILLRAKEEMAKRMVKHIEIIINSVKLVVQLKAALLIKSAEFMSAMAGEVSMHLTKVAQAHAQVAAADCVAALKIQQDILRKASESCKAISHDVAMTHKARQEMLKGVAHDLVKAAGDIAASMRIMAEAAAGANIGAGAGVGTSGGAKIGAGVGGSVGGSGKANAGAGAGAGAGAGASADANIGAGIGAGVGISGGAKIGGGIGGAVGGSGNANAGAGAGIGASGNVAKSVEVGGDIGGNANAGVGAGIGFSKSATIGGAVGGNVGGSAGVGGGIGRNAGGSGSANAGVGIGANAGIGVSGGAKVGGSVGGGIGGNVGGSGNAGAGAGASAGIGANAGIGAGIGFSGGAKAGGGVGGGIGGNAGGSGNANAGAGIGANAGIGAGIGVSGGAKVAGGVGGNIAGSGNANTNAGTSVGVGISKSATVGGVIGGNAGGSGNANIDANAGIGANAGAGVSGGAKIDGGVGGKAGGSGDEYTGGSGSTSAGVAAGGSGGAKIGSGVGGNAGGSGNAYTGTSGTTSAGVAASGSGGTKIGGGIGGNAGGSGDAYTGGSGSGSASAGAAAGGSGGAKISGGVGGNAGGSGDAYTGGSGSASASGGGKAAAGASKSSGGGGDFGYGSSSKEL; encoded by the exons ATGGCGAAGGCTTCTAATACTTCCGTAGTTCTCCTAATGCTGCTCATCGCAGCATGGAGGACGACGCCGGTGCTGTCCCATGCCAAGCCCAGCAAGCCAGCGGCCGAGCCGGAGCTGGAATACGGGCCCCG GGCGAAGGCGACACCAAGCGCGGCAGTTACCAATAAGGGAGGACCGGTACATCCCAGCAACCAGGCAGCCGCTGACGCTGCGATCCTGCTCAGGGCCAAGGAAGAAATGGCAAAGCGCATGGTGAAGCACATAGAGATCATCATCAACAGCGTGAAGCTCGTGGTCCAGCTGAAGGCGGCGCTGCTGATTAAGTCAGCGGAGTTCATgagcgccatggccggcgaggTCTCGATGCACCTCACCAAGGTTGCCCAGGCACACGCCCAGGTCGCCGCGGCCGACTGCGTGGCGGCGCTCAAGATTCAGCAGGACATCCTGAGGAAGGCCTCGGAAAGCTGCAAGGCTATCTCCCATGATGTTGCGATGACACACAAAGCGAGGCAAGAGATGTTGAAGGGCGTGGCGCACGACCTTGTTAAAGCTGCAGGAGACATAGCCGCCAGCATGAGAATCATGGCTGAAGCTGCAGCTG GCGCTAACATTGGTGCTGGTGCCGGTGTTGGTACGTCCGGAGGTGCTAAAATTGGTGCTGGAGTAGGAGGAAGCGTTGGTGGGAGTGGTAAAGCCAATGCCGGtgctggcgctggcgctggcgccggTGCTGGTGCTAGTGCTGATGCTAACATTGGTGCCGGTATTGGTGCTGGTGTTGGTATATCTGGAGGCGCTAAAATTGGTGGGGGCATTGGAGGAGCTGTTGGTGGGAGTGGCAATGCCAACGCCGGAGCTGGTGCAGGAATTGGTGCAAGTGGCAATGTCGCGAAATCTGTTGAAGTTGGTGGGGACATCGGCGGGAATGCTAATGCCGGAGTTGGTGCTGGCATAGGCTTCTCCAAAAGCGCAACAATTGGTGGTGCTGTAGGAGGAAATGTTGGTGGCAGTGCCGGTGTTGGTGGTGGTATTGGCAGGAATGCTGGCGGAAGTGGCAGCGCTAATGCTGGTGTTGGAATTGGTGCAAATGCTGGTATTGGTGTATCCGGAGGTGCTAAAGTTGGTGGAAGTGTTGGTGGTGGTATTGGAGGAAATGTTGGTGGGAGTGGCaatgccggtgccggtgccggtgctaGTGCAGGAATTGGTGCAAATGCCGGTATTGGTGCGGGTATCGGTTTCTCAGGAGGTGCTAAAGCTGGTGGGGGTGTTGGTGGCGGTATTGGAGGAAATGCTGGCGGGAGTGGCAATGCTAATGCTGGTGCCGGAATTGGTGCAAATGCTGGTATTGGTGCAGGTATCGGTGTTTCAGGAGGTGCTAAAGTTGCTGGGGGTGTTGGAGGAAACATAGCTGGTAGCGGTAATGCCAACACGAACGCTGGCACTAGTGTTGGTGTGGGTATTTCCAAAAGTGCTACAGTCGGTGGTGTTATTGGAGGAAATGCTGGTGGAAGTGGCAATGCCAATATCGATGCCAATGCCGGTATTGGTGCAAATGCGGGTGCTGGTGTCTCTGGAGGTGCCAAAATTGACGGTGGTGTCGGAGGAAAAGCAGGAGGGAGCGGCGATGAATACACcggtggcagcggcagcacAAGTGCTGGTGTGGCAGCTGGTGGATCTGGAGGTGCTAAAATTGGCAGTGGTGTTGGAGGAAATGCAGGAGGGAGTGGCAATGCCTACACCGGTACCAGTGGCACCACAAGTGCTGGTGTGGCAGCTAGTGGATCGGGAGGTACCAAAATTGGCGGTGGCATCGGAGGAAATGCAGGAGGGAGTGGCGATGCCTACACCGGCGGcagtggcagcggcagcgcaaGTGCTGGTGCGGCAGCTGGTGGATCCGGCGGTGCCAAAATTAGCGGTGGTGTCGGAGGAAATGCTGGAGGAAGTGGTGATGCCTACACTGGTGGCAGCGGTAGCGCAAGCGCTTCTGGTGGAGGCAAGGCTGCCGCTGGAGCTAGCAAGTCATCAGGAGGCGGAGGGGATTTTGGCTATGGTTCATCGTCGAAGGAGCTCTAG